In Acaryochloris marina S15, a single genomic region encodes these proteins:
- a CDS encoding SDR family oxidoreductase, translating into MLEKNSKIALVTGANRGLGLEVCRQLAQQGVSIILTARDRQKGEQAAQQLLEEGLEVIVKPLDVSDNQSVAQLVSELESDLQHLDILINNAGINFDFQQQTLAADLDDVQNTLNTNLFGAWRMTQACLPLLEKSQHGRIVNVSSGAGSFAGPRGLQEQSGGLPAYGISKTALNALTVKLSRSLLEAGILVNAVCPNFTATYPGTEKMGARPVPEGASGIVWAAMLPDDGPTGGFFRDGQPLPW; encoded by the coding sequence ATGCTAGAAAAGAACAGCAAAATTGCCCTAGTGACGGGGGCGAACCGTGGACTGGGGTTAGAGGTCTGTCGACAATTGGCCCAGCAAGGTGTTAGCATCATCCTCACTGCTCGTGATCGCCAAAAGGGTGAACAAGCAGCGCAACAACTGCTGGAAGAAGGGCTTGAAGTGATTGTCAAGCCTTTAGATGTTTCAGATAATCAGAGTGTGGCCCAGTTAGTAAGCGAACTAGAAAGCGATCTCCAGCACTTAGATATATTGATTAACAATGCAGGCATAAATTTTGACTTTCAGCAGCAAACTCTAGCGGCTGATTTGGATGATGTCCAGAATACTTTGAATACGAACCTGTTTGGAGCCTGGCGCATGACTCAGGCGTGCTTGCCGCTGCTGGAGAAGAGTCAGCATGGGCGGATTGTAAATGTTTCTAGTGGTGCGGGGTCGTTTGCCGGTCCCAGAGGTCTGCAGGAACAAAGCGGGGGATTGCCAGCTTATGGAATATCTAAGACGGCCTTGAATGCTCTAACTGTCAAGCTGAGTCGATCGCTGCTAGAGGCAGGTATTTTGGTGAATGCGGTATGTCCGAATTTTACTGCAACTTATCCCGGCACAGAAAAGATGGGTGCGAGACCCGTTCCTGAGGGGGCATCTGGAATTGTTTGGGCTGCAATGTTACCGGATGATGGTCCTACAGGTGGATTTTTCCGAGATGGTCAACCACTCCCTTGGTAG
- a CDS encoding DUF2103 domain-containing protein codes for MSASKGRLVLNHSTHIPGLLAILGKLIHYPGIKTVTPGVISRVKGHTPHLKLRISVPIRGGFKVLARSGKTVQEVFIVTTLTQESVTQLITELC; via the coding sequence ATGTCTGCGAGTAAAGGCCGATTAGTGCTCAACCACTCCACCCATATTCCCGGCTTACTCGCGATTTTAGGAAAATTGATTCACTATCCAGGCATTAAAACCGTTACGCCTGGTGTGATTAGCCGGGTAAAGGGCCATACTCCCCACTTAAAACTTCGAATTTCAGTCCCCATTCGGGGCGGATTTAAAGTTCTGGCCCGCTCAGGCAAAACGGTACAAGAAGTCTTTATCGTCACGACCCTCACCCAAGAATCGGTGACACAACTCATTACCGAGTTGTGTTAA
- a CDS encoding tRNA (guanine-N1)-methyltransferase, whose product MLKSPNLEGKALFSVGPAFFRPSSRPARDLGILAAAVYRQQIGHLRLLDVMTGCGVRSQRYTLESNADWIWANDANPDMAKVLTDNLSQLPPERYQLSYHSAAQLFHECHHHESFDFIDLDSFGLPTPFLQGCLQTVKLGGLLYITGTDSRTLAGHNPKHSQRLLGAWVRSHPAAHEQGLRLLLGICWQQAQALGRDIQPIFSYFQGQIYRVLVQVTSPQPQNGLGFIGYCHHCGHYQTVSWEKLSRATCPNQGPPLTLSGPMWLGPLHDPTWVASMEQLAEDWGWSDRVQLLQIMQAEALMPPYFYSVADIGRRGKMDIPKRDRMIAQLQGQGYQASLTHINPQAFKTDALFHDCLAIAANL is encoded by the coding sequence GTGTTAAAGAGCCCAAACCTTGAAGGCAAAGCTCTATTTAGCGTGGGGCCAGCATTTTTTCGCCCGAGCAGTCGCCCCGCCCGGGATTTAGGCATATTAGCAGCCGCTGTCTATCGCCAACAGATAGGCCACCTCCGCCTATTAGATGTCATGACTGGATGCGGGGTGCGATCGCAACGCTATACCCTGGAAAGTAATGCAGATTGGATCTGGGCCAACGATGCCAATCCTGACATGGCAAAGGTTCTAACCGATAACTTGAGCCAACTGCCCCCGGAGCGGTATCAGCTTTCGTATCACTCAGCAGCACAGCTATTCCATGAGTGCCACCATCACGAGAGTTTTGATTTTATCGACTTGGATAGTTTTGGCTTGCCCACCCCTTTCCTGCAAGGCTGTCTGCAAACCGTCAAATTAGGCGGATTACTTTACATCACGGGCACCGATAGCCGCACCTTAGCCGGACATAATCCCAAACATAGTCAACGATTACTGGGAGCATGGGTGCGATCTCATCCTGCTGCCCATGAGCAAGGACTACGGCTATTATTAGGCATTTGCTGGCAACAAGCCCAAGCCCTAGGACGGGATATTCAGCCCATTTTCTCGTACTTTCAAGGTCAAATCTATCGAGTGCTCGTCCAGGTAACCTCCCCCCAACCTCAGAATGGTCTGGGATTTATCGGCTATTGTCACCACTGCGGTCACTATCAAACGGTCTCTTGGGAAAAGCTCAGTCGAGCCACCTGCCCAAACCAAGGCCCACCCTTAACCCTTAGCGGTCCCATGTGGTTAGGGCCATTACATGATCCAACTTGGGTAGCATCTATGGAGCAACTAGCTGAAGATTGGGGTTGGTCAGACCGGGTTCAACTCCTACAGATTATGCAAGCAGAAGCACTAATGCCGCCTTATTTCTACTCCGTTGCAGACATTGGACGGCGAGGAAAAATGGATATACCAAAACGCGATCGCATGATTGCACAACTCCAAGGGCAAGGCTATCAGGCTAGCCTCACCCACATTAATCCTCAAGCCTTTAAAACCGACGCGCTATTCCATGACTGTCTGGCTATTGCAGCAAATCTATGA
- a CDS encoding chlorophyll a/b-binding protein, with the protein MTKGFTSDDRGYVNSFAVEPKTSVQEEPVFGFNKNAERISGRLAMVGFMSILLLELATNVNFIQIVTGV; encoded by the coding sequence ATGACTAAAGGATTCACTTCAGACGACCGCGGTTACGTTAACAGTTTTGCTGTTGAGCCTAAGACCTCTGTTCAAGAAGAGCCCGTATTTGGTTTTAACAAGAATGCCGAAAGAATCAGTGGACGCCTAGCCATGGTCGGCTTTATGTCTATTCTTCTTTTAGAACTAGCCACTAACGTCAACTTCATTCAAATTGTGACTGGTGTCTAA
- the clpS gene encoding ATP-dependent Clp protease adapter ClpS: MAITAVQTPVTRPEDKQAQKTVRKPYPNFKVIVVNDDVNTFEHVAKTLMTYVPHMTSDKAWELTNQIHFEGQAIVWVGPQEQAELYHMQLQRAGLTMAPLEAD, encoded by the coding sequence ATGGCGATAACCGCAGTGCAAACGCCTGTTACCCGCCCTGAAGACAAACAGGCACAAAAGACGGTTCGGAAACCCTATCCGAATTTCAAGGTGATTGTGGTCAATGATGATGTCAATACATTTGAGCACGTAGCCAAGACATTAATGACCTATGTTCCCCATATGACGTCTGATAAGGCTTGGGAATTAACCAATCAAATTCATTTCGAAGGACAGGCCATCGTTTGGGTGGGCCCTCAAGAACAAGCAGAACTCTACCATATGCAGCTCCAGCGAGCGGGCTTAACCATGGCACCATTGGAGGCCGACTGA
- a CDS encoding DUF4922 domain-containing protein codes for MTHAQRLIPGTLQAQLIHRTQQAKHCGALHSIATHYEPLTDGELEFMVRIVSNLARKATVLKTPKPKDFNPFLPYEEDLFVSDLSDQHLVLLNKFNVVDHHLLMVTRDFVSQKTWLDAADCLALAIVLSEMKGLAFYNGGWAAGASQPHKHLQMVPLPFFPDRPDLPISPLISAAALQGIGQSPALPFVHGIAPLSLDWTDSPQTLASLLLDTYYQLLGAIGLPWQPDTPEATGAYNLLVTRDWMLMVLRSQPSFEDVAINALGFAGSLLVRNPQELEHLKQVGPMTVLQNVGVAL; via the coding sequence ATGACCCATGCCCAGCGACTCATTCCCGGTACTCTGCAAGCACAACTGATTCATCGAACCCAACAGGCGAAGCATTGTGGTGCTTTGCACTCGATTGCCACACATTATGAGCCATTGACCGATGGAGAACTGGAGTTTATGGTGCGGATTGTCTCTAATTTGGCGCGCAAAGCGACAGTGCTCAAAACACCTAAACCCAAAGACTTTAATCCCTTTCTCCCTTACGAAGAAGATCTGTTTGTATCTGATCTGTCGGATCAGCATCTCGTCTTGTTGAATAAATTCAATGTGGTAGATCATCATTTGCTGATGGTGACGCGGGACTTTGTCAGTCAAAAAACGTGGCTCGATGCTGCCGATTGTTTGGCGTTAGCCATTGTCTTAAGTGAAATGAAAGGGCTGGCTTTCTATAACGGCGGGTGGGCGGCGGGTGCGAGTCAGCCCCATAAGCATTTGCAGATGGTGCCCTTACCGTTTTTTCCTGATCGCCCTGATTTACCGATTTCACCATTAATATCTGCAGCTGCTTTACAAGGTATTGGTCAGAGTCCAGCTTTGCCGTTTGTGCATGGGATCGCACCTCTGTCTTTAGACTGGACAGATTCTCCTCAGACCCTAGCTTCGTTATTGCTAGACACCTATTACCAACTCTTAGGGGCTATTGGTTTACCATGGCAACCTGATACTCCTGAAGCGACAGGTGCCTATAATCTTCTGGTCACCAGAGATTGGATGTTGATGGTACTACGTTCGCAACCCAGCTTTGAAGATGTTGCCATTAATGCTTTGGGGTTTGCCGGATCTTTACTGGTACGTAACCCACAGGAGTTAGAGCATTTGAAGCAGGTTGGGCCAATGACCGTCTTACAGAATGTAGGTGTTGCTCTGTAA
- a CDS encoding agenet domain-containing protein produces MTINIITMKKSISFLLLLTATWFGGLALNAEARSTCAVGQRGEVLWKGKWYPAQVLDANGRQCYITYDGYSSSWDEWVGPNRFRPYAPASSNSAYRAGQSVQILWKGKWYPGKVLDVSGNRYFITYDGYSSSWNEWVSPARLSR; encoded by the coding sequence ATGACCATCAATATTATTACTATGAAAAAATCTATTTCATTTTTATTGCTGCTAACGGCAACTTGGTTTGGTGGCTTGGCGCTAAATGCTGAGGCCAGATCTACTTGTGCTGTTGGACAGAGAGGTGAAGTTTTATGGAAAGGGAAATGGTATCCAGCTCAGGTTCTTGATGCTAATGGTCGACAATGCTATATCACCTATGACGGCTATAGCAGTTCTTGGGATGAGTGGGTAGGCCCCAATCGTTTTCGTCCCTATGCTCCTGCCTCCTCTAATTCTGCCTATCGAGCGGGACAATCGGTACAGATTTTGTGGAAAGGAAAGTGGTACCCCGGAAAGGTTCTGGATGTCAGCGGTAACCGTTACTTTATTACTTACGATGGCTATAGCAGTTCTTGGAATGAGTGGGTTTCTCCCGCTCGACTGAGCCGATAA